In Epilithonimonas zeae, a single window of DNA contains:
- the lon gene encoding endopeptidase La, which translates to MTEFENINFEEILDEGLGIIAEEINFSDFDTKESDESQNLFPILPVRNMVMFPKVVIPITAGREKSKKLLEEAQKENKFIGIISQKNPNEENPTEKDLYTIGTLAKIIKIIKLPEGNITAITRGVQRFKVKKMVSQEPYFLAEITKQKDSQPKDKEEFSALMDNIKDLAEKIINIDPNIPNAAQFALKNIDGQEDLLNFVSANGNFSSDKKQRLLDEKTLIGRAKTLYELMHDDFRHLELKNQIHQKTSKDLDKQQREYFLNQQIKTIQDELGGGAESDADEFKKKAEKITWNAEVENHFQKELQRLQRQHPNSPDYNVQRNYLDFFTDLPWEKYSKDHFDLKKAEKLLDKEHFGLEDIKKRILEHIAVLKLKNDMKSPILCLVGPPGVGKTSLGKSIADSLGRKYVRVSLGGLHDESEIRGHRKTYIGAMAGRILQSIKKSGTSNPVIVLDEIDKIGQGIHGDPSSALLEVLDPEQNSNFYDNFLEMGYDLSKVMFIATANSLSSVQRPLLDRMEIISIAGYTLEEKIEIAKRHLIKKQLQENGLDAKSLKLGNTELKHIIDAHTSESGVRTLEKRIAGVARWVALQLAMENEFDPKISVEKVDEILGVPRPKTLAEITDVPGVVTGLAWTSVGGDILFIESILSKGKGGLTMTGNLGNVMKESATIALEFIKAHYEELGISEEDIEKKNIHVHVPEGATPKDGPSAGIAMLTSMVSSYKNKKVKSHLAMTGEITLRGKVLPVGGIKEKLLAATRAGIKEVILCEANRKDVEEIKKDYLKNLKVNYVSNMSEVIEIALK; encoded by the coding sequence ATGACAGAATTTGAAAATATCAATTTTGAAGAGATTCTTGACGAAGGTCTTGGAATAATTGCTGAAGAAATTAATTTTTCTGACTTCGATACTAAGGAAAGTGATGAATCTCAAAATCTTTTCCCGATTCTTCCCGTAAGAAATATGGTAATGTTCCCCAAAGTGGTAATTCCAATTACAGCAGGAAGAGAAAAATCCAAAAAATTGCTGGAGGAAGCTCAAAAGGAAAATAAATTCATTGGAATCATCAGTCAGAAAAATCCGAATGAGGAAAATCCAACTGAGAAAGACCTTTACACTATCGGAACTTTGGCAAAGATTATCAAAATCATCAAACTTCCGGAAGGCAATATTACAGCTATTACGAGAGGTGTTCAGAGATTCAAAGTCAAAAAAATGGTTTCTCAGGAGCCTTATTTTCTTGCTGAAATCACAAAACAAAAAGACTCTCAACCAAAAGATAAAGAAGAATTTTCTGCATTGATGGACAACATCAAGGATTTGGCAGAAAAAATCATCAACATCGACCCAAACATTCCGAATGCGGCGCAGTTTGCTCTTAAAAATATTGACGGACAGGAAGATTTATTGAATTTCGTTTCAGCCAACGGTAATTTTTCTTCGGATAAGAAACAAAGATTGCTAGACGAAAAAACCTTGATTGGACGTGCAAAAACATTGTACGAATTGATGCACGACGATTTCCGTCATTTGGAACTGAAGAATCAGATTCATCAGAAAACAAGCAAAGACCTTGATAAGCAACAACGTGAATATTTCTTGAATCAGCAAATCAAAACGATTCAAGACGAATTAGGTGGCGGTGCAGAATCTGACGCAGACGAATTCAAGAAAAAAGCTGAAAAAATAACTTGGAACGCCGAAGTTGAAAATCATTTCCAAAAGGAACTTCAAAGACTTCAACGCCAGCATCCTAATTCTCCGGACTATAATGTTCAGAGAAATTATCTGGATTTTTTCACAGACTTGCCTTGGGAAAAATATTCCAAAGATCATTTTGATTTGAAAAAAGCAGAAAAGCTTTTGGATAAAGAACATTTTGGACTAGAAGATATCAAGAAAAGAATTTTGGAACACATCGCGGTTCTGAAATTAAAAAACGATATGAAGTCGCCAATTCTTTGTTTGGTTGGTCCTCCGGGAGTTGGTAAAACCTCACTTGGGAAGTCGATTGCGGATTCTTTGGGAAGAAAATATGTTCGAGTTTCTCTTGGCGGATTACACGACGAAAGCGAAATCCGTGGACACAGAAAAACTTACATCGGAGCAATGGCGGGAAGAATTCTTCAATCCATTAAGAAATCCGGAACATCGAATCCTGTGATTGTTTTGGATGAGATTGATAAAATCGGACAAGGTATTCACGGTGACCCAAGTTCAGCGTTGCTAGAAGTTCTTGACCCTGAGCAAAATAGTAATTTCTATGATAACTTCTTGGAAATGGGTTACGACCTTTCCAAAGTGATGTTTATTGCGACAGCCAACTCACTTTCGTCTGTTCAACGTCCGCTTTTGGATAGAATGGAAATCATTAGCATTGCAGGTTATACTTTGGAAGAGAAAATCGAAATTGCTAAAAGACACTTAATCAAAAAACAACTTCAGGAAAATGGTTTGGATGCTAAATCCTTAAAACTAGGAAATACTGAATTGAAACATATTATCGATGCTCATACTTCGGAAAGTGGAGTAAGAACATTGGAGAAAAGAATTGCTGGCGTTGCCCGTTGGGTCGCTTTGCAGTTGGCAATGGAAAATGAATTTGACCCGAAAATCTCCGTTGAAAAGGTGGACGAAATCCTTGGAGTTCCAAGACCAAAAACTTTAGCTGAAATCACAGATGTTCCGGGTGTTGTAACTGGATTGGCTTGGACAAGTGTCGGTGGTGATATTTTGTTCATCGAAAGTATTCTTTCCAAAGGAAAAGGCGGACTGACAATGACCGGAAATCTTGGAAACGTGATGAAAGAATCTGCAACGATTGCATTGGAATTCATCAAAGCTCATTATGAAGAATTAGGAATTTCTGAAGAAGATATTGAGAAGAAAAACATCCACGTTCACGTTCCGGAAGGCGCAACACCAAAAGATGGACCTTCTGCCGGAATTGCAATGTTAACATCAATGGTTTCAAGCTACAAAAACAAAAAAGTGAAATCTCATCTGGCAATGACCGGCGAAATTACACTCCGTGGAAAAGTGTTGCCTGTTGGCGGAATCAAAGAAAAATTGTTGGCTGCAACTAGAGCAGGAATTAAGGAAGTAATTCTTTGTGAGGCTAATAGAAAAGATGTTGAGGAAATCAAAAAAGATTATCTTAAAAATCTAAAAGTTAACTATGTCAGTAATATGAGCGAAGTGATTGAAATCGCTTTGAAATAA
- a CDS encoding agmatine deiminase family protein: MKKIYSGFLFSLLFLNSFNAQEVLPKGLTQEEKLLLPNYKFTETKRTPAPTSPVRTSAQWEEVEYLVIRWTTQYQNIQRQIVQAAVKECKVLIATTSENTVRTYLTNNGVDLTNVRFLNANTNSIWIRDYAANTVYSNDVGERALVDWIYNRPRPLDNTLPTSHAAYVGVPLYVTDTSPNDLVNTGGNFMSDGMGNAFASKLILDENKTGNSYGVSAKTEEQVDKILKDYMGISSYRKMTVLPYDEIHHIDMHMKLLDEETILVSQYPEGIADGPQIKQNIDYIKNTFKTPFGNDYDIKWIPAPASTTGAYPNTGGAYRTYTNAVIINKTILVPTYRPEVDEPALNIYKQLMPGYTVVGIDVDNSGEDLISLSGAIHCITHTIGVADPLWIAHSKIKNVNSLSVPVEAQIKHNSGIAQAKVFWRESGDIGFQETSMNNSVESKWTANLSLPSTSKKIEYYIWAQANSGKSITRPIVAPEGYWTFDVAQLSVEDLNSKNIEGPFPNPANNKVSFNFKNICGDINVSIHNVLGQKLSEQKINSSNGTISLDLNPKWSGVLLITLEGKFGKVTKKLIKKSDLN; encoded by the coding sequence ATGAAAAAAATTTATTCCGGATTTTTATTTTCTTTGCTTTTTCTGAATTCCTTTAATGCTCAGGAAGTTCTTCCAAAAGGTTTGACACAAGAAGAAAAGCTTCTTCTTCCAAATTATAAGTTTACAGAAACCAAAAGAACACCTGCTCCGACTTCTCCTGTAAGAACATCGGCTCAATGGGAAGAAGTTGAATATCTGGTTATTAGATGGACCACTCAATACCAAAATATTCAAAGGCAGATTGTACAGGCTGCTGTTAAAGAATGTAAAGTTCTGATTGCCACAACTTCCGAAAATACAGTTCGCACTTATTTGACAAACAATGGCGTTGACTTAACGAATGTCCGATTTCTGAATGCCAATACAAACAGTATCTGGATTAGAGATTACGCTGCGAACACGGTTTATTCTAATGATGTTGGAGAACGTGCTTTGGTAGACTGGATTTATAATCGTCCGCGTCCTTTGGATAATACTTTGCCGACAAGTCACGCAGCGTATGTCGGCGTTCCTCTTTATGTGACCGATACTTCACCCAACGATTTGGTAAACACAGGAGGAAATTTTATGTCAGACGGAATGGGAAATGCATTTGCATCGAAATTAATTTTGGATGAAAATAAAACCGGAAATTCTTACGGCGTAAGTGCAAAAACCGAAGAACAGGTCGATAAAATTCTCAAAGATTATATGGGAATCAGTTCTTATCGTAAAATGACTGTTTTGCCTTACGACGAGATTCATCATATTGATATGCATATGAAATTGTTGGATGAGGAAACGATTCTTGTGAGCCAATATCCGGAAGGCATTGCAGATGGACCTCAAATCAAACAAAACATCGATTATATTAAAAATACCTTCAAAACACCTTTTGGAAATGATTATGACATCAAATGGATTCCGGCTCCGGCAAGTACAACCGGCGCTTATCCGAATACCGGCGGAGCATACAGAACTTATACGAATGCCGTAATCATTAACAAAACTATTTTGGTTCCAACTTATCGTCCAGAAGTGGATGAACCGGCTCTCAATATTTATAAACAACTGATGCCGGGTTACACGGTTGTGGGGATAGATGTTGACAACTCTGGCGAGGATTTGATAAGTTTAAGTGGTGCGATTCATTGTATTACGCACACGATTGGCGTGGCTGACCCGCTTTGGATAGCACATTCTAAAATTAAAAATGTCAATAGTTTAAGTGTTCCTGTGGAAGCTCAAATCAAGCATAATTCCGGAATTGCTCAAGCCAAAGTTTTTTGGAGAGAATCCGGTGATATCGGTTTTCAGGAAACGAGTATGAATAATTCTGTTGAAAGCAAATGGACTGCTAATCTTTCCCTTCCTTCAACCTCGAAGAAAATCGAATATTATATCTGGGCTCAGGCCAATTCCGGAAAATCTATAACGAGACCTATTGTTGCTCCGGAAGGTTATTGGACATTTGATGTGGCTCAACTTTCTGTAGAAGATTTGAACAGTAAAAACATCGAAGGACCTTTTCCAAATCCTGCCAATAATAAAGTTTCATTTAATTTTAAAAATATCTGCGGAGACATCAATGTTTCTATTCATAATGTTCTTGGACAAAAACTTTCTGAACAAAAAATAAATAGTAGTAATGGAACTATTTCATTAGACTTAAATCCAAAATGGAGTGGCGTACTTTTGATAACTTTGGAAGGAAAATTTGGAAAAGTGACAAAGAAATTAATCAAGAAATCTGATTTGAATTAA
- a CDS encoding MauE/DoxX family redox-associated membrane protein, producing the protein MKIVKFVLCLLFGFMFINAGLDKFLHYMPMPEMKPEQIKLFAAFGEIVWLMPLIGLVELIGGILFIIPKTRALGAIVILPVLVGIVLHNFTLFPTNEGRIIAVILLLINIWVLIDNREKYKALLS; encoded by the coding sequence ATGAAAATTGTAAAATTCGTTCTTTGCTTACTTTTCGGATTTATGTTTATCAATGCCGGATTAGACAAGTTTCTGCATTATATGCCAATGCCGGAAATGAAACCGGAGCAAATAAAATTGTTTGCTGCTTTTGGAGAAATCGTTTGGTTGATGCCATTAATTGGTTTAGTCGAATTGATTGGAGGAATATTGTTCATCATTCCAAAAACCAGAGCTTTGGGCGCAATAGTTATCTTACCCGTACTGGTAGGAATTGTACTTCACAACTTCACTTTATTTCCAACAAATGAAGGTAGAATTATCGCAGTTATTCTTTTATTAATCAATATTTGGGTACTGATTGATAACCGAGAAAAATACAAAGCCTTATTAAGCTAA
- a CDS encoding alpha/beta hydrolase: protein MKTSVFFSLFLILLSFFSRAQMDDKFYQPKKEMKPLEFKNIENVSLPVENDTITAVVLKPESKSISKTILFFHGAAGNISTYQYITKPLVEDGFQVVMVDVRGYGKSTGKPTHQNVAEDGQKMFNYLLTRQDIKNTKIYIYGASLGSQISTHLAKDNQAKISGLILDGGMSSFTDIAIKFKPEMKEVIEKYVISPYSAKEDVKALKGLPKLFLYSKGDSTVPFEHGQVIYNNAPEPKQFLEFSGEHIQAMVVDKDRVVKAIEQL from the coding sequence ATGAAAACATCAGTATTCTTTTCTCTATTCTTAATTTTATTATCATTTTTTTCTAGAGCTCAAATGGATGACAAATTCTATCAGCCAAAAAAAGAAATGAAACCTTTGGAATTCAAAAATATCGAAAATGTAAGTCTGCCTGTAGAAAATGATACCATTACAGCAGTTGTTTTGAAGCCAGAATCAAAATCAATCTCAAAAACCATTTTATTTTTCCATGGAGCGGCAGGAAATATCTCCACTTATCAATATATTACTAAACCCTTGGTTGAAGATGGATTTCAGGTTGTAATGGTAGATGTTAGAGGTTACGGAAAATCAACAGGAAAACCAACACACCAGAATGTGGCAGAAGATGGTCAAAAAATGTTCAATTATCTATTGACCCGACAAGATATCAAGAATACAAAAATCTATATTTATGGAGCTTCTTTGGGCTCTCAGATTTCGACACACCTGGCTAAAGATAATCAGGCTAAAATCTCAGGACTGATTTTGGACGGCGGAATGTCCTCTTTCACAGATATTGCCATCAAATTTAAACCGGAAATGAAAGAAGTTATTGAGAAATATGTGATTTCTCCTTACTCGGCGAAAGAAGATGTTAAAGCTTTGAAAGGACTTCCAAAATTATTTCTTTACAGCAAAGGCGACTCGACAGTTCCTTTTGAACACGGGCAAGTCATTTATAATAATGCACCAGAACCTAAACAGTTTTTAGAATTTTCTGGAGAACATATCCAAGCGATGGTTGTTGACAAAGATAGAGTTGTAAAAGCAATTGAGCAATTATAA
- a CDS encoding phosphatidylserine decarboxylase family protein: MKLHKESKGTLIVAILFIAFIGTISIYYLQLWSLVILIPLLVMLGLIFWFFRVPTRAILDHTENVIAPVDGKVVMIKEVFEDEVLKANCIQISIFMSPLNVHICRYPVSGEVNYKKYHPGKYLVAWHEKSSTENERTTVAVKSLTNHQVVFRQIAGYVARRIVFYCNVQDTAKAGHEFGFIKFGSRMDVFLPLDTEILCKIGDKTKGGLDVIARMKD; this comes from the coding sequence ATGAAACTTCATAAAGAATCGAAAGGAACCTTGATTGTTGCAATTTTGTTCATTGCATTTATCGGAACCATATCTATTTATTATTTACAATTATGGTCTTTGGTTATTCTAATTCCATTATTGGTGATGTTAGGATTGATTTTCTGGTTTTTCCGAGTTCCTACAAGAGCTATTTTGGACCACACAGAAAATGTAATCGCCCCTGTTGACGGAAAAGTGGTAATGATAAAAGAAGTTTTCGAAGATGAGGTTTTGAAAGCTAACTGTATTCAGATTTCTATTTTTATGTCACCGCTGAATGTTCATATCTGCCGTTACCCTGTTAGTGGAGAAGTGAATTACAAAAAGTACCACCCAGGAAAATATCTGGTTGCGTGGCACGAAAAATCTTCTACAGAGAACGAAAGAACTACAGTCGCTGTAAAAAGTTTGACCAATCATCAAGTGGTTTTCCGCCAGATTGCGGGTTATGTGGCGAGAAGAATTGTTTTCTATTGTAATGTTCAGGATACGGCGAAAGCAGGACACGAATTCGGATTCATTAAGTTTGGTTCCAGAATGGATGTTTTCCTTCCTTTGGATACAGAAATCCTTTGTAAAATCGGAGATAAGACCAAAGGTGGTTTGGACGTTATCGCAAGAATGAAAGATTAA
- a CDS encoding phosphatidate cytidylyltransferase: MDKNFIQRSISGLVYVLVIAICTTPLGEYLFSSFLPEVKQQYLFYGLITFFLVVGLYECIKIMKFDNSIYKWLVFPIAAFIYYKFTKRFFYHGFFFDYNFSEMLSLALIPIAAITLFKYSRELYFENGKLIFTVVYLALPFGFALGLPKFSTLDPSKPFTLEVFMLFVLIWSSDTFAYLTGKFFGKHKMAPRISPKKTWEGFAGGVILTLVLGFFVEQYFPELRGNWMIVGFLVSVFAPLGDLVESQLKRSFAVKDSGNIIPGHGGILDRLDSFIICAPVIYLYFILEKLV, from the coding sequence TTGGATAAAAATTTCATTCAGCGTTCTATTTCAGGACTTGTATATGTTCTGGTAATAGCGATTTGTACCACACCTTTGGGAGAATATCTGTTCAGCAGCTTTTTGCCAGAAGTCAAGCAGCAATATCTTTTTTATGGTTTGATAACATTTTTCCTAGTTGTAGGACTTTATGAATGTATCAAGATTATGAAATTTGATAACAGCATTTACAAATGGCTGGTTTTCCCTATTGCTGCATTTATCTATTACAAATTCACGAAACGCTTTTTCTATCACGGTTTTTTCTTTGATTATAACTTCAGCGAGATGTTGTCTTTGGCGTTAATTCCAATTGCAGCGATTACTCTTTTCAAATATTCCAGAGAACTTTACTTCGAGAATGGTAAACTGATTTTCACAGTCGTTTATTTGGCTTTGCCTTTTGGTTTTGCTTTAGGGTTGCCAAAATTTAGTACACTGGATCCAAGTAAGCCTTTTACTTTAGAAGTTTTTATGCTTTTTGTTTTGATTTGGAGCAGTGATACTTTTGCTTATCTCACAGGAAAATTCTTCGGAAAACATAAAATGGCACCAAGAATTTCGCCTAAAAAAACTTGGGAAGGTTTTGCCGGGGGTGTAATTCTGACATTAGTTTTAGGCTTCTTTGTAGAACAATATTTCCCTGAACTGAGAGGGAATTGGATGATTGTTGGATTCCTTGTTTCTGTATTCGCTCCGTTGGGAGATTTGGTAGAAAGTCAGTTAAAGCGTAGTTTTGCGGTTAAAGACAGTGGAAATATTATTCCGGGTCACGGTGGTATTCTTGATAGATTGGACAGTTTTATCATTTGTGCGCCGGTTATTTACTTATATTTTATTTTAGAAAAATTGGTTTAA
- a CDS encoding LUD domain-containing protein, which yields MSLFKKIVNKIMNQPEEVEPDVTKLADQLRDADLDYKFAQLFTHSGGFFNYCADESEALQTLNQIVKIEQINNVFCWDQDLKNFLDVIKTTNSPELTEDNDAAFITCEYLIAFDGRIMLSHNNILHYHSSRLPSKIIIMANVSQIASNLNEAMMKVKRAGNLKNLTSISGSQSKLDTPNKDNTKLFLLLLED from the coding sequence TTGAGTCTGTTTAAGAAAATCGTAAATAAGATAATGAACCAGCCCGAAGAGGTCGAACCAGATGTAACAAAACTGGCGGATCAGCTTCGTGATGCAGATTTGGATTATAAATTTGCGCAGCTTTTTACGCATTCTGGTGGCTTTTTCAATTATTGTGCTGATGAGTCAGAAGCTTTGCAGACGCTTAATCAGATTGTAAAAATCGAGCAAATTAATAACGTGTTTTGCTGGGATCAGGACTTGAAAAATTTTCTGGATGTTATCAAAACAACAAACTCTCCTGAACTCACAGAAGATAACGACGCCGCTTTTATCACTTGCGAATATCTGATTGCTTTTGATGGCAGAATAATGCTTTCTCATAATAATATTCTTCATTATCACTCCTCACGCCTACCAAGCAAAATCATCATTATGGCCAATGTTTCTCAGATTGCGAGCAATTTGAACGAAGCGATGATGAAGGTAAAACGTGCAGGAAACCTTAAGAATTTGACTTCTATCAGCGGAAGCCAGTCCAAATTGGATACTCCTAATAAGGATAATACCAAACTTTTCTTACTTTTGCTGGAAGATTAA
- the ftsH gene encoding ATP-dependent zinc metalloprotease FtsH: MNNKGFNWFIPVLLGLILLIFLPGLLGDSMVKNIDEKDFYSLVQQGKVNEIMVFKDNSKADVYLTKAAKAELEKGEKKSDPLSVINIKPNPDFVLTYGDLRYFQEKFDTINSKLPKQATMEFGKSQSGMSEIFFTVLIWGGFFALIYFFIFRKMGGGAGGPGGQIFSIGKSKAKLFDEKDKLQVTFKDVAGLEGAKEEVQEVVDFLKNSEKYTKLGGKIPKGVLLVGPPGTGKTLLAKAVAGEAKVPFFSLSGSDFVEMFVGVGASRVRDLFAQARAKSPAIIFIDEIDAIGRARGKGGFQGGNDERENTLNQLLTEMDGFGTDVNVIVMAATNRADILDKALMRAGRFDRSIYVDLPELHERKQIFDVHLKKIKLDDSIDREFLAKQTPGFSGADIANVCNEAALIAARNSHEAVNKQDFLDAVDRIIGGLEKKNKAIKPSEKRRVAFHEAGHATISWLVEHAAPLLKVTIVPRGRSLGAAWYLPEERQLTTTQQMLDEICATLGGRAAEQAVFGNISTGALSDLERVTKQAQAMVTIYGLNDKVGNISYYDSSGQSEYSFGKPYSEQTAKLIDEEISKLIETQYQRAVTILTENRDKLDALASKLLEKEVIFREDLEEIFGKRAWDPELTEKPVSSLDNPADAGNVLNTES; encoded by the coding sequence ATGAATAACAAAGGATTCAATTGGTTTATACCGGTTTTGTTGGGACTTATTTTACTGATATTTCTTCCAGGACTTTTGGGAGATTCTATGGTGAAAAATATAGATGAAAAAGATTTTTACAGTCTTGTGCAACAAGGCAAGGTAAACGAGATAATGGTCTTCAAGGACAATTCCAAAGCCGATGTTTATCTTACCAAAGCAGCAAAGGCAGAATTAGAAAAAGGAGAGAAAAAAAGCGATCCGCTTTCTGTAATCAATATCAAGCCTAATCCGGATTTTGTATTGACTTACGGTGATTTGAGATATTTTCAGGAAAAATTTGATACAATCAATTCCAAACTTCCGAAACAAGCTACAATGGAATTTGGAAAAAGCCAAAGCGGAATGTCTGAGATATTCTTCACGGTTTTGATTTGGGGAGGATTTTTCGCATTGATTTATTTCTTTATTTTCAGAAAAATGGGCGGTGGTGCTGGAGGTCCTGGCGGACAAATCTTCAGTATCGGAAAATCCAAAGCTAAATTATTTGATGAGAAAGACAAACTGCAAGTTACTTTCAAAGATGTTGCAGGATTGGAAGGTGCTAAAGAAGAAGTTCAGGAAGTTGTAGACTTCTTGAAGAATTCTGAAAAATATACAAAATTGGGAGGTAAAATTCCGAAAGGTGTTCTTTTGGTAGGTCCTCCGGGAACTGGTAAAACCTTATTGGCGAAAGCTGTTGCAGGGGAAGCTAAAGTTCCGTTCTTCTCACTTTCAGGTTCAGATTTCGTAGAGATGTTTGTTGGGGTTGGAGCTTCCAGAGTTAGAGACCTTTTTGCTCAGGCTCGTGCAAAATCACCGGCAATTATCTTCATCGATGAGATTGATGCGATTGGTAGAGCAAGAGGAAAAGGTGGTTTCCAAGGTGGCAATGACGAACGTGAAAATACATTGAATCAACTTCTTACAGAAATGGATGGTTTCGGTACAGATGTGAATGTCATCGTAATGGCAGCAACTAACAGAGCTGATATTTTGGATAAAGCATTGATGAGAGCTGGACGTTTTGACCGTTCTATCTATGTAGACCTTCCGGAATTGCACGAGAGAAAACAAATCTTCGATGTGCATTTGAAAAAAATCAAGTTAGACGATTCTATCGATAGAGAATTCTTGGCAAAGCAAACACCAGGTTTCAGTGGAGCTGATATCGCAAATGTTTGTAATGAGGCTGCACTTATCGCAGCAAGAAACTCTCACGAAGCAGTTAACAAACAAGATTTCCTGGATGCTGTTGACAGAATCATAGGTGGATTAGAAAAGAAAAATAAGGCTATCAAACCTTCAGAAAAGAGAAGAGTAGCTTTCCACGAAGCTGGTCACGCAACGATCTCTTGGCTGGTAGAGCACGCAGCGCCACTTCTTAAAGTGACAATTGTTCCTAGAGGACGCTCTCTTGGAGCAGCTTGGTATCTTCCGGAAGAAAGACAATTGACAACAACTCAGCAAATGTTGGATGAGATCTGTGCAACGCTTGGAGGTAGAGCAGCTGAACAAGCTGTTTTCGGAAATATATCTACAGGTGCTTTGTCTGACCTTGAAAGAGTTACGAAACAAGCACAGGCTATGGTTACAATTTATGGACTGAACGATAAGGTTGGTAACATTTCTTACTACGACAGTTCAGGTCAGTCTGAATATAGTTTTGGAAAACCTTACTCTGAGCAAACCGCAAAATTGATTGACGAAGAAATTTCGAAGTTAATAGAAACTCAATATCAAAGAGCGGTTACAATTCTAACTGAAAATAGAGATAAGTTAGATGCTTTGGCAAGTAAACTTTTGGAAAAAGAGGTAATTTTCCGAGAAGACTTAGAAGAAATCTTTGGAAAACGTGCCTGGGATCCGGAATTAACTGAAAAACCTGTATCCAGTTTAGATAATCCTGCAGACGCTGGAAATGTCTTGAATACAGAGAGTTAA
- the rsfS gene encoding ribosome silencing factor, translating to MSKSTEKQLLVDKIVEAIQDTKGEDIQIFDLSNIENAAAGTFIICSGNSNTQVSAIAGNVEKKVRNELNDRPWHVEGTENSMWVLVDYVSVVVHIFQKEIREYYDIEELWGDAKITKIES from the coding sequence ATGAGTAAAAGTACAGAAAAACAATTATTGGTAGACAAAATCGTAGAAGCGATTCAAGATACAAAAGGAGAAGACATTCAAATCTTCGACTTATCAAACATAGAAAATGCAGCAGCAGGTACATTTATCATCTGCAGTGGAAACTCAAACACGCAAGTTTCTGCAATCGCTGGTAACGTAGAAAAAAAAGTTAGAAACGAACTCAACGACAGACCTTGGCACGTAGAAGGGACTGAGAACTCTATGTGGGTTTTGGTAGATTACGTTTCTGTAGTGGTTCACATTTTCCAAAAAGAAATCCGCGAGTATTACGATATCGAAGAACTTTGGGGAGATGCCAAAATCACGAAAATAGAAAGCTAA
- a CDS encoding biotin--[acetyl-CoA-carboxylase] ligase, translating to MSRIIHLEECFSTNDEILSLLSDDESTAVFTFNQTKGRGQYGNEWRVIPNQNLAYSIAVKSSKINISGTSLNYYTAIIVRDFLANLTNAKAKIKWPNDVILNGKKVCGILIEKKKINYQEFYILGIGINILQDDFSHIPKAGSVLTTTGLNFDMTEFAIQFHQSVISRLENFPSEEEILDDYNQNLFRKEEISVFEINDVRQNGIIQNADKNGFLWIDLENEGLQKFFHKEIALLY from the coding sequence ATGAGCCGCATTATACATCTTGAAGAATGTTTTTCTACCAATGACGAAATTTTGTCTCTTTTAAGTGATGACGAATCAACTGCCGTTTTTACTTTTAATCAAACCAAAGGTCGTGGACAATATGGAAATGAATGGCGAGTAATTCCGAATCAGAATCTGGCTTACAGTATTGCTGTAAAATCTTCTAAAATCAATATCTCTGGTACATCCCTCAATTATTATACCGCTATTATTGTTCGGGATTTCCTTGCCAATCTGACCAATGCCAAGGCTAAAATAAAATGGCCAAATGATGTTATCCTCAACGGAAAAAAAGTTTGCGGTATTCTTATCGAAAAAAAGAAAATTAATTATCAGGAATTTTACATTTTGGGCATTGGAATCAATATTTTACAAGATGATTTTTCCCATATTCCTAAAGCCGGTTCGGTTTTGACTACCACAGGACTCAATTTTGACATGACAGAATTTGCAATTCAATTTCATCAAAGTGTGATTTCAAGATTAGAAAACTTTCCTTCTGAAGAGGAAATTTTGGATGATTACAACCAGAACCTGTTCAGAAAAGAAGAGATTTCGGTTTTTGAGATAAATGATGTGCGCCAAAATGGCATAATACAAAATGCTGACAAAAATGGTTTTCTTTGGATTGATTTAGAAAATGAAGGCTTGCAGAAATTCTTTCATAAAGAAATTGCGTTGCTTTATTGA